TTTAACTGCTTTTCCAAATCAGCAATTCGTTTTTTTAATTGAAGATTTTCAAAAGAATCATCTTCAATTTTAATCTCCTTATCTGGTTTTGATTTCTTAGTTACCATGAGATAATTATTTGATACAATATTAGGCCTTCTTGTTTTAATTCCAACATTATATCCTAGTTGACGCATCCAGCGCAGTAGTTGACCATGTTCTTCTATATCTCCAGTATATTTTTCCCAAATTTCAACTTTAGTACAGCCAGTCGCAATTAACTCTTGAATGATTTGATGTCTTTCTTCTAAGGTATAATACTTACCTGCTTTTTGAATGATTTTTTTGTCCATTTTTACACTTTTTAGTGTAAACCTATTTCAGGACAAGACATTGCTCAAGGGGGCAAGAAATTATTTGAAAAAAATGAAATTAACATTACAAATTTAGTATATTTGTAGCGAAGCAAATCACAATAAGGATTATTCCGTAGTGAAAACATTTAAGGCAGTCCCAATTAAGTAATTAGTTGGGATTGTTTGTTTCTAAATTTCAATATAATTAAATCAAGAAACATAAGTTTAGTTACAAAATATAACCTATTTCCCAAACATGCCCGAAAGGGTCTATTAATCTTCCAATTCTCCATACATTTTCAGTAGTCATTGGGCAAAGTAGAGTAGCACCATTCTTGATGGCATTATTGAAAAGGGAATCAGCATTTTTTGTGTTTAAAACTAACCTTACAATGCTACTTAATGAAGCAACTTTAGGTGAAACATCTGTATCATTATCATTGTCACCAACCCAGAATTCAGCCCCTTCAATTGCAATTTGACAAATCAATTTATTATTACCAATTTTATGCTTAACGCACACAACAGCACCAAAATTAATAGTATAAAATTCAATAGCTTTTTCAGCATTGGAAACCACTAAAAATGGTTTAATGGTAGTTGAATTGTTTTGGTTCAAAGTTTATGTTTATGTTTTTGAAATGAGATTAATATAAAATGTTGAAAAAGATTATTAGCTGCTTCAAAAAGATTGGTTGTATTAAGTATTGAAAAATTCAATTGTCAGAACAGGATTTAAAAATTGTTTTGAATAACATGATTTGTTGAGTATCCTGTTGGAGTAACCAATAACTTGTTATACATTCTTTTAGATTCAAGGCTTAAACCTCCAAAATTGATAAGTAAACTAACGGCAATGTTACAAGCTTCGAGGTAATTTATAGCTTGAGCCTTGTGAACAACTTCTATTTTTTCCATAGCTTTAAGTTCCAACATAATATAATTCTCAACAAAAAAATCCACCCGTCTAGTGCCTATATGTTCATTTCTGTAACGAAAGGCATTTCCATTTCTATCACAAACGAAAAGTTAGCAAGACTCATTTCGATAGCTAAAGCTCTTTGGTAAATAACTTCATGAAATCCGTTTCCAAGTGTATTGTGAACTTGCATAGACTAACTAATAATTTTGTGGTTGTTATTATTTAAATCTTCATACATTTCGTTTTTTTTCTTGAGCATCTATAAATTGTTTTAATCTTGTTCTGAACAATGATATTATTAGAGTTATGGCAATTATATTCAGTTGTATTAATCTTTCTGAGAGATAGTCCTTGGTGAATTAATACCGCGTTAATACTTTCCATATTACTTAATATCGCTAATTGTTCAATACTTACATTGTCTCGAATATTACATTCGGCATTTGGATTGTTATCTCTCCATTCTTTTGATGTGATTCCAAACAATGCTACGTTGAGCAAATCAGCTTCACTGGCATATACAAAGATTACATTCTCTTTTGAAAACTTTTTGCAATAATTCGGTATTGAGTGGCACGTTCTATTTGACCAACTTTGCTCATTATCTGAATAATTTTAAAAATTGCTCAAACGCAAATACTCTGTTTCGTTTAAAACCTGTTAATTCTACCAAAATCTCAAGTCTCACAAAATCATTTAATAGTCTTAAAACAGTGGGTGCACTAACATTCAAAGCAGCTGCAATGCTTTGAATAACATTAATGGGTTGACTATATAAATAATACAAGACATTTTTAGCAAGCATTTGTTTTTTGCCAAT
Above is a window of Chlorobiota bacterium DNA encoding:
- a CDS encoding VOC family protein → MNQNNSTTIKPFLVVSNAEKAIEFYTINFGAVVCVKHKIGNNKLICQIAIEGAEFWVGDNDNDTDVSPKVASLSSIVRLVLNTKNADSLFNNAIKNGATLLCPMTTENVWRIGRLIDPFGHVWEIGYIL